A genomic region of Neisseria cinerea contains the following coding sequences:
- the atpB gene encoding F0F1 ATP synthase subunit A produces the protein MAGETITAADYIKHHLQSLTSLSDVTQGQGLKNIADFSFINLDAIFFAALLGVIGSFLLWRGAKKATAGVPGRFQAAVEILFEFVDDMCKSIIHNEQSRKAIAPLGLTLFVWIFLMNAMDMLPVDLLPWVWQHLTGNHHALLRVVPTADLNTTLALAVGVLLICIYYNIKIKGFGGWFHELFSAPFGAKLAPANFLLNLVEFLSKTVSHGMRLFGNMYAGELVFLLIALLGGAWAASGSVEVMDPILFVFHIIAGLAWAIFHILVITLQAFIFMALAFVYIGQAHDAH, from the coding sequence ATGGCAGGTGAAACCATTACCGCTGCCGACTACATCAAGCACCATTTACAGAGCTTGACCAGTTTGTCGGATGTTACTCAGGGTCAGGGCCTGAAAAATATTGCCGATTTCTCGTTTATTAATCTGGATGCGATTTTCTTCGCCGCTCTGTTGGGCGTAATCGGCAGCTTCCTGTTGTGGCGTGGTGCAAAAAAAGCAACAGCAGGCGTTCCCGGACGTTTCCAGGCTGCAGTGGAAATCTTGTTCGAGTTTGTGGACGATATGTGTAAGAGCATCATCCATAATGAACAGTCTAGAAAAGCCATCGCCCCTTTGGGTTTGACACTTTTTGTCTGGATTTTCCTGATGAACGCGATGGATATGCTGCCTGTTGACCTGTTACCGTGGGTTTGGCAGCATCTGACCGGCAATCATCACGCCCTGTTGCGTGTTGTGCCTACCGCTGATTTGAATACTACTTTGGCTCTTGCTGTCGGCGTGTTGCTTATCTGTATTTATTACAATATCAAAATTAAAGGGTTCGGCGGCTGGTTTCACGAGCTGTTTAGCGCGCCTTTCGGTGCGAAGCTTGCACCGGCAAACTTCCTCCTTAATCTGGTTGAATTCCTTTCTAAAACCGTGTCGCATGGTATGCGGTTATTCGGCAACATGTATGCAGGCGAGTTGGTATTCTTGTTGATAGCCTTGCTTGGCGGTGCTTGGGCGGCCTCCGGCAGCGTTGAAGTGATGGATCCGATTCTGTTTGTCTTCCACATTATTGCCGGATTGGCATGGGCGATTTTCCATATTCTGGTTATTACCTTGCAGGCGTTTATTTTTATGGCATTGGCGTTTGTCTATATCGGACAGGCACATGATGCGCACTGA
- the atpE gene encoding F0F1 ATP synthase subunit C, translated as MGLIAIACGLIVALGALGASIGIAMVGSKYLESSARQPELIGPLQTKLFLIAGLIDAAFLIGVAIALLFAFVNPFGAA; from the coding sequence ATGGGTTTGATTGCTATCGCATGTGGTTTGATCGTTGCATTGGGCGCACTGGGTGCCTCTATCGGTATCGCAATGGTCGGTTCTAAATATTTGGAATCTTCTGCTCGTCAACCTGAGCTGATTGGTCCTCTGCAAACCAAACTGTTCTTGATCGCTGGTCTGATTGACGCGGCATTCTTGATCGGTGTGGCTATTGCCCTGTTGTTCGCCTTCGTTAACCCGTTTGGTGCTGCGTAA
- a CDS encoding ATP synthase subunit I gives MKQIIILQFAVLSVCSLVSLVIWGYSGFLSAIGGGLSYLLPTLVAVLLLKLFSGDPFLQSRMYIFGEILKVVLSLLSMFAMFSIWHQSLVFAPFLMGLIGVSHLVFLVLLRVKDYGR, from the coding sequence ATGAAGCAGATTATTATCCTGCAATTTGCAGTATTATCCGTATGTTCCCTGGTTTCCCTCGTTATATGGGGGTATTCGGGGTTTCTATCGGCAATCGGCGGCGGCCTGTCTTATCTGCTTCCCACGCTTGTTGCAGTTTTACTTTTAAAACTTTTCAGTGGGGATCCCTTCCTGCAAAGCAGGATGTACATCTTCGGAGAGATTTTAAAAGTAGTGCTGTCGCTGTTGTCCATGTTCGCCATGTTTTCAATATGGCATCAATCGCTGGTGTTTGCCCCGTTTCTGATGGGGCTGATCGGTGTCAGCCATCTGGTTTTTTTAGTATTGTTGAGAGTGAAAGATTATGGCAGGTGA
- a CDS encoding ParB/RepB/Spo0J family partition protein — translation MAKVKGGLGRGLDSLLANGADNSSGDRLTTVAVKDIQPGRYQARVQIDDEALQELADSIKAQGVIQPVIVREHGLSRYELIAGERRWRASQLAGLTEIPVVIKTISDETALAMGLIENLQRENLNPIEEAQGLKRLADEFGLTHETIAKAVGKSRSAISNSLRLLSLPEPVQEMLYQRRLEMGHARALLTLPVVEQLELAQKAVKNGWSVREVERRSQIAHQNKQSEPKKNTASDISRLNDLLTERLGVNAEVKTVNHKKGRIVLYFDTPETFGHLLEQLGIDYQP, via the coding sequence ATGGCAAAAGTAAAAGGCGGATTGGGGCGCGGTTTGGATTCGCTGCTCGCCAACGGCGCAGACAACAGCAGCGGCGACCGATTGACCACGGTTGCAGTTAAAGATATCCAGCCCGGCCGCTATCAGGCGCGTGTTCAAATCGATGACGAAGCCTTGCAGGAGCTGGCGGATTCGATTAAAGCACAGGGCGTGATACAGCCCGTCATTGTGCGGGAACACGGTTTGTCCCGGTACGAACTGATTGCAGGAGAGCGGCGATGGCGCGCCTCCCAGCTTGCCGGCCTGACTGAAATCCCCGTCGTTATCAAGACTATCAGCGACGAAACCGCACTGGCCATGGGGTTGATAGAAAACCTTCAGCGAGAGAATCTCAACCCTATCGAAGAAGCACAGGGGTTGAAACGTCTTGCTGATGAGTTCGGACTGACCCACGAAACCATAGCCAAAGCCGTCGGTAAAAGCCGAAGTGCGATTTCCAACAGCCTGCGCCTTTTAAGCCTGCCCGAACCCGTGCAGGAAATGCTTTACCAACGCCGCTTGGAAATGGGGCATGCCCGTGCGTTGCTGACCCTCCCCGTCGTAGAACAGCTCGAGTTGGCGCAAAAGGCCGTTAAAAACGGCTGGTCGGTGCGCGAAGTCGAGCGCCGCAGCCAAATTGCCCATCAGAACAAACAGTCCGAACCCAAAAAAAATACTGCTTCCGACATCAGCCGCCTTAACGATTTGCTGACTGAAAGGCTGGGTGTCAACGCTGAGGTCAAAACCGTTAACCACAAAAAAGGCAGGATTGTCCTGTATTTCGATACGCCCGAAACGTTCGGCCACCTGTTGGAGCAGTTGGGAATAGATTACCAGCCTTAA
- a CDS encoding F0F1 ATP synthase subunit delta — translation MAEFATIARPYAKALFSLAQEKNQIESWLGELKELAAVVQDEKVIAFIEQPETGASEKAETLKGLVGIKNVELANFITVLAEQKRLLVLPEIYAQYQDLTLIHNNTKSAVIYSAYELSSQQLADVTDILIKRFNSKLDVVAKVAPELIGGIKVEVGDQVLDLSVQGKLNALYATMTN, via the coding sequence ATGGCAGAGTTCGCAACGATTGCCAGACCTTATGCGAAAGCATTGTTTAGTCTGGCTCAGGAAAAAAACCAAATCGAGTCTTGGTTGGGCGAACTGAAAGAACTCGCAGCGGTTGTTCAAGATGAGAAAGTCATCGCTTTCATCGAGCAGCCGGAAACGGGAGCTTCCGAAAAGGCAGAAACGCTCAAAGGTCTTGTCGGTATCAAAAATGTCGAATTGGCAAATTTTATTACCGTTTTGGCCGAACAAAAGCGTTTGCTGGTATTGCCGGAAATTTATGCCCAATATCAAGATTTGACCTTGATACACAACAATACGAAATCGGCAGTAATTTATAGCGCGTATGAACTCAGTTCTCAGCAGCTGGCCGATGTTACCGATATCCTGATAAAACGCTTTAACAGCAAATTGGATGTGGTGGCTAAAGTTGCCCCTGAATTAATCGGTGGCATCAAAGTAGAGGTGGGTGATCAGGTCTTGGATTTGTCCGTACAAGGCAAACTGAATGCTTTGTATGCGACTATGACAAATTAG
- the atpG gene encoding F0F1 ATP synthase subunit gamma, producing the protein MAVGKEILTKIRSVQNTQKITKAMQMVSTSKMRKTQDRMRLARPYAEKVRTVMSHLAQTNADHGIKLLEPHREVRRAGFILITSDKGLCGGLNANVLKKFLAQVQEYQEQGIEVEVVCLGSKGLAACQSIGLNVIASATNLGDTPKMEALLGPLTEIFQCYEKHELDRIHMVYSCFINTMRQEPRMEVLLPIGENVIDDKAGHSSFAWEYRYEPSPVAVLEYLVRRYLESVVYQALSDNMASEQAARMVAMKAATDNAGNAIKELRLVYNKSRQAAITTELSEIVAGAAAV; encoded by the coding sequence ATGGCAGTCGGAAAAGAGATTCTCACCAAAATCCGTAGTGTTCAAAATACTCAAAAGATCACTAAAGCGATGCAAATGGTGTCGACCTCTAAAATGCGGAAGACTCAAGACCGGATGCGCTTAGCGCGTCCGTACGCCGAAAAAGTGCGTACAGTGATGAGCCATCTTGCACAGACCAATGCCGATCATGGTATCAAACTGTTGGAGCCACACCGCGAAGTGCGTCGTGCCGGCTTCATTTTGATTACCTCGGATAAAGGTTTGTGCGGTGGCTTGAACGCAAACGTACTGAAAAAGTTTTTGGCGCAAGTTCAAGAGTATCAGGAACAAGGCATCGAAGTCGAAGTCGTGTGCCTGGGTAGCAAAGGTTTGGCTGCATGCCAAAGCATCGGTTTGAATGTTATTGCCAGCGCAACTAATTTGGGCGACACCCCAAAAATGGAGGCGTTGCTTGGCCCTTTGACCGAAATCTTCCAATGTTATGAAAAGCATGAATTAGACCGTATCCATATGGTTTACTCATGTTTTATCAACACGATGCGCCAAGAGCCGCGTATGGAAGTGTTGCTGCCTATCGGTGAAAACGTTATTGACGACAAAGCGGGTCATTCTTCATTCGCTTGGGAATACCGCTACGAGCCGAGCCCTGTCGCCGTATTGGAATATTTGGTTCGCCGCTATTTAGAGTCTGTGGTTTATCAGGCATTGAGCGACAACATGGCATCCGAACAAGCCGCGCGTATGGTAGCGATGAAAGCCGCAACCGACAACGCAGGCAATGCCATTAAAGAGTTGCGCTTGGTGTACAACAAATCGCGTCAAGCCGCGATTACCACAGAATTGTCAGAAATTGTAGCAGGTGCAGCGGCAGTTTAA
- the atpA gene encoding F0F1 ATP synthase subunit alpha, producing MQLNPAEISDLIKAKIENLSVNAEVRTRGTVVSVTDGIVRIHGLSDAMQGEMLEFPGNTFGLAMNLERDSVGAVVLGEYEHIKEGDTVTCTGRILEVPIGRELVGRVVDALGRPIDGKGPINTTLTAPIEKIAPGVIARKSVDQPMQTGLKAIDSMVPVGRGQRELIIGDRQTGKTAVALDAIVNQKGTGVICIYVAIGQKASSIANVVRKLEEHGAMEHTIVVAATASEAAALQYIAPYSGCTMGEFFRDRGEDALIVYDDLSKQAVAYRQISLLLRRPPGREAYPGDVFYLHSRLLERAARVSENEVEKLTNGEVKGKTGSLTALPIIETQAGDVSAFVPTNVISITDGQIFLETDLFNAGIRPAINAGISVSRVGGAAQTKVIKKLGGGIRLALAQYRELAAFSQFASDLDEATRKQLQHGEVVTELMKQKQFSTLNTAEMALTLWAINNGSYADVPVSKALAFEAEFLSFVRTQHPEVLEAINASGAMSDESEKALTEAMKSFKSSYAYQA from the coding sequence ATGCAGCTTAATCCTGCTGAAATTAGCGATTTGATTAAAGCCAAAATCGAAAATCTGTCCGTCAATGCAGAAGTGCGTACCCGTGGTACTGTCGTTTCCGTTACAGACGGCATTGTGCGCATTCATGGCTTGTCAGACGCGATGCAAGGTGAGATGCTCGAATTCCCCGGTAACACTTTCGGTCTGGCCATGAACTTGGAGCGTGACTCCGTCGGTGCCGTAGTGTTGGGTGAGTACGAACACATTAAAGAAGGCGATACAGTTACCTGTACCGGCCGTATTTTGGAAGTGCCGATTGGTCGCGAATTGGTTGGCCGCGTAGTTGATGCATTGGGTCGTCCTATCGATGGAAAAGGTCCAATCAACACGACATTGACTGCTCCAATCGAAAAAATTGCACCAGGCGTGATTGCGCGTAAATCGGTTGACCAACCAATGCAAACCGGTCTGAAAGCTATTGATTCTATGGTTCCGGTTGGTCGTGGCCAACGTGAGTTGATTATTGGTGACCGTCAAACCGGTAAAACAGCCGTAGCACTGGATGCCATCGTTAACCAAAAAGGTACAGGCGTTATCTGTATTTATGTGGCTATCGGTCAAAAAGCATCTTCTATTGCCAACGTAGTACGCAAATTGGAAGAGCATGGCGCGATGGAACATACTATCGTGGTTGCTGCAACTGCTTCTGAAGCCGCTGCACTGCAATACATCGCTCCTTACTCCGGTTGTACCATGGGTGAATTCTTCCGTGACCGCGGTGAAGATGCATTGATCGTGTATGATGACTTGTCTAAACAAGCCGTTGCATACCGTCAAATTTCCCTGCTGTTACGCCGTCCTCCTGGTCGTGAAGCATATCCTGGCGACGTATTCTATCTGCACTCCCGTCTGTTGGAACGTGCGGCTCGCGTCAGCGAAAACGAAGTTGAAAAACTGACCAATGGTGAAGTAAAAGGCAAAACCGGTTCTCTGACTGCGTTGCCAATTATTGAAACCCAAGCCGGTGACGTATCAGCATTCGTACCAACCAACGTAATTTCGATTACAGACGGCCAAATCTTCTTGGAAACCGACTTGTTCAACGCCGGTATCCGTCCTGCAATCAATGCCGGTATTTCCGTATCGCGCGTGGGTGGTGCAGCACAAACCAAAGTCATCAAAAAACTGGGTGGCGGTATCCGTTTGGCGTTGGCACAGTACCGTGAATTGGCGGCGTTCTCGCAATTTGCTTCCGATTTGGACGAAGCAACACGCAAACAGCTGCAACACGGTGAAGTGGTTACTGAATTGATGAAACAAAAACAATTCAGCACATTGAACACTGCCGAAATGGCATTGACTTTGTGGGCGATCAACAACGGTTCTTACGCAGATGTTCCGGTATCCAAAGCCTTGGCTTTCGAAGCAGAATTCTTGAGTTTCGTACGTACGCAACATCCTGAGGTTCTGGAAGCGATTAATGCATCAGGCGCAATGTCTGACGAAAGCGAAAAAGCATTGACCGAAGCCATGAAATCTTTCAAATCTTCTTACGCTTACCAAGCATAA
- a CDS encoding F0F1 ATP synthase subunit B: MNINATLFAQILVFFGLVWFTMKFVWPPIAKALDERAAKIAEGLAAAERGKSDFEQAEKKVAELMAEGRHQVTEMVANAEKRAAKIVEEAKEQASHEAARIAAQAKADVEQEVNRAREVLREQVASLAVKGAESILRKEVDASKHADLLSALKQEL, encoded by the coding sequence GTGAATATTAATGCAACCTTATTTGCGCAAATCCTAGTTTTCTTTGGCTTGGTTTGGTTTACGATGAAATTCGTATGGCCTCCGATTGCCAAAGCATTGGATGAGCGTGCCGCAAAAATCGCCGAGGGCTTGGCTGCCGCCGAGCGCGGTAAGAGCGATTTTGAGCAGGCAGAGAAAAAAGTTGCAGAACTTATGGCCGAAGGGCGTCATCAGGTAACCGAAATGGTTGCCAACGCCGAAAAACGTGCTGCAAAAATTGTAGAAGAAGCTAAAGAGCAAGCTTCTCATGAAGCAGCACGCATTGCAGCCCAAGCAAAAGCTGATGTAGAGCAAGAAGTTAACCGTGCACGCGAAGTGTTGCGCGAACAGGTTGCTTCATTGGCTGTTAAAGGTGCGGAATCTATCCTGCGTAAAGAAGTTGATGCTTCCAAACATGCAGATTTGCTCAGTGCCTTAAAACAGGAGCTGTAA